DNA from Paludisphaera mucosa:
GGCGGACGTCAAGGCCATGACCTTGTCGACGACGCAGTGCCGTCCCGCGTCCAGCGTCTTCACCGTCATCTCGGCGTGGACGTCGTGTGGCGTCGCCAGGACGAGCAGCCCGACCGCGGGATCGTCCAGCGCCTCGTCGAGGCCCGAGAACGTCTTCACGCCGCGCTCGGCCTCGGCCCGCTCCCGGACCTCGGGTTTGCGTGCGACGACGCCGTAGAGCCTCAGCGCGGGCTGCCTCTGGATGAGCGGGCTGTGCAGCTCACGGCCCGCCATACCGTATCCGACGACCACCGTGTTCATGAAGCCGGGCCCGGGGGAGGATGCAAACCCGTCGCGCGATCGTCGCCCGACGCGATCCCTGATTCTAGTATTCCCGACGCCGCGATACGACGCGAGCCCTGGTCGCGACGATCGGCCGAACCCCGAGGAAATTCATTGCTGCGTCGCCGGAGATCATTTTCCGCAGGCAGTTCGGTCTCCTACATCGGGAGCGGTTGATTTGACCACGGAGCCGCGAATCGGAATAATACCCTTTCGCCCCGCACGCCTCTCCCGGTCGGTCGCGGAATCCCATCCGCCTGCGGGGCCATGCTCGATACGCCGCCGACGCCGGTTCGACACCGTCGACGTCGGAGCCCGACGATCCGGGCGATCCCGCCAGGAGGATCGAGGAATCGTCGGGTCTTGAACCTGGAAAGGGAGACGCGATGGTCGCACTGCATCGAGACGAGCCCCGGATCCTCGGGCCCGTGCCCGGTCCCAAGAGCGAGGCCTGGCTTGAGCGCGACGACCGCTTCATGTCCCCGTCCTACACCCGCACGTACCCCTTGGTCGTCCGTCGCGCCAAGGGGGCGATGATCGAGGACATGGACGGCAACCGCTTCCTCGACTTCACGGCCGGGATCGCGGTGACGAACGTCGGCCATTCCCATCCGAAGGTCGTCGAGGCGATCGTCCGCCAGAGCAAGCGGCTGATCCACATGTCGGGCACGGACTTCTACTACGCCCCCCAGATCAAGCTGGCGGAGCGGCTGGCGGACATCGCGCCCGGGAACACCGCCAAGCGGGTCTTCTACACGAACAGCGGGGCCGAATCGATCGAGGCCGCGCTGAAGCTGTCGCGCAAGCATACGCGTCGCCCGCGCGTGATCGCGTTCCTCCGGGGATTTCACGGCCGGACTTACGGGGCGATGTCGCTCTCGGCCTCCAAGCCGCTCCACCGCCAGGGCTTCGCGCCCCTGGTCGCCGACATCCACCACGCGACCTACAACGACCTGGCCAGCGTCGAGCAACTGTTCAAGACGGTCTGCTCGGCCGAGGAGACGGCCGCGATCTTCGTCGAGCCGATCCAGGGCGAGGGCGGTTACATCGTCCCCGACGAAGGCTTCCTGCCGGGGCTCCGCAAGATCTGCGACGAGCACGGCATCCTACTGGTCGTCGACGAGATCCAGTCCGGGTTCGGTCGGACGGGCAAGATGTTCGCGTGCGAGCACTGGGGCGTCGAGCCCGACATCCTCTGCCTCGCGAAGGGGATCGCCAACGGCCTGCCTCTGGGCGCGATCGTCGCCAAGGCCCACGTCATGGACTGGCCCCCGGGCAGCCACGCGTCGACGTTCGGCGGCAACCCCGTCGCCTGCGCCGCGGCCCTGGCGTCGATCGATCTCATCGAGGCGAAATACGCCCGCAACGCCGTCGTCCGGGGCGCCCAGCTCGTAGCGGGTCTCAAATCGCTGGCGGTCGCGAACCCCATGATCCGCGAGATCCGCGGCAAAGGCCTGATGATCGGCATGGAGATCCAGGACGAGTCGGGCTCGCCGGCCGCCGGCTTACGCGATCAAATCATCGACTGCGCCTTCTACCGCGGCCTGCTGCTGCTTCCTTGCGGCCCCAGCACGGTACGTTTCTGTCCCCCCTTGTGCCTCTCAAGGCGGCAGGTCGATATCGGCCTGGACCTGGTGGGGGCGGCCCTCGCCGACGTGCAATCCGTCGACAAGGCGCAGCTCTGAACCATCCGCGGAAGGAGAATCGACATGTCGCTCGCGACAGAGCCCGAGAAGGCCGCCCCGTTCCAGTGGCGGCGCTGGCCCGACACCGAGGCGCTCGTCAATGAGCTGACGCGTCAGGCCCTGGACGGCCATGCGTTCGCTCGGGCGCTAGCCGAACGCTTGATGCCCGAGACGGGCACCATCTTCCAGAACTGGCTCGACCATTTCGTCGTGGCCGCGCCGGCTTCGTTCGCCAATCGGCTCACGACGCTCGGCTTCGAGCGGACGGCCGACACGCACGGCGTCGGCGTCCCGGTCTATGCACATCCGGGCGGCGTCTTCCCCCGGATCGCGGTCGCGCCCAGGTCGGCGGGCGGTGCGGAAGGCGTACGGGACGTCGGGATCAAGGTCGAGTCGGTCGCCGCCTTTTCGGGGGCGAACGACCTCGGCCTGACGGTCCGGGGATATCCGATGGGCCCGCTCCGGACCGCACGATTGCCGGGCGAGCGCGTCGATCTCGTCGTCGTCGAGCGTCGGGCCTACATCGGCTTCGAGAACTTCCCGACCGAGGCCGCCCGAGAGGGCCGGATGAAGCCGCACGCCGCACGCGAGGCCCTCGCGGCCCGCGACCTCTGGATCGCCCGCCGCCGCCGCTTCGACGACGACGCTCAGGGGTTCGCCGAGACCGAGGCCCTCGTCGACCAGGTGATCGAGACGGCCGGCTCTCGCGACCTGGCGTGTCATCTCATCTTCGAAGTCGAACGCGACTACTGGCAGTCCCGCAACCGCGCGGCGCAGGTTCAGAAGGCCCGGCAGGACCGATTCGGGCTCGGCTGGGCGAATCACGACCACCACACGTTCCGCAGCTCCCGGCGTTTCTTCCCAGACCTCATCCGCATGTTTACGAAGCTCGGCTTCTTCGTCCGCGAGAGCTTCCACGCCGGCGAACATGCGGGCTGGGGGGCGCAGGTCCTGGAGCATCCCATGACCGGGATCGTGATTTTCGCCGACCTCGACCTCGCCCCCGAAGAGGCGACCCAGGACTTCGCGCATCAGTCGCTCCCCGACCTCCCCAGGCCGGGGACCGTCGGCCTCTGGGTCGCACTCCACGGGGAGTCGATCCTCGAGGCCGGCATGCACCACCTGGAGGCCCAGTTCGAGTTCGACGCCCTCCGCGACGGCCTCAATGCGGAGGCGGGCATCGAGACGATGAAGCCCTTCTCCGACTTCCCGTTCCTGCGCCAGGCGTTCACGGCCGGCGAACGCTGGCCCGTCTCGGCACGCCGGGCCGATCGGGCCCTCGACGCGGGCTGGATTACGCAGGAGCAGCGCGACAAGTTCGTCCGCGACGGGACGATCGGCAGCCACCTGGAAAACCTTCAGCGTCGCGAAGGCTACAAGGGCTTCAATCAACAGGCCGTCAGCGCCATCATCGCCGCGACCGATCCGCGGCTGCATTGAGCGACGGGAAGGGCCCGACGAGAAAAGGAAAAGGGCGTCGTCGCCGTCATGGCGAGACGCCCTTGAAACTTGGTTCGCCGATCGATGTCGCTCAGGGAGTGGCGATGGCCAGTCCGGCCTTGCCTTGAGGATTGCGACTCTTCTCCGCGGAGAGGAGGTCGATTTCGACCTTGAGGGCCGCGGCCCTCGCCTGGGCGGCGGCGGCCGGATTCGCCTTGTCGGCGAGAGCCTTGTCCGCACCGGCCTTAGCGGCATTGGCCTGATCGAGCTTGCCCTTCAGGTCGGCGACGACCGCCGTGGCCGCCTGGGCCCCGGCGCGGGCCTCGGCGAGTAGCTTGTCGGTCTCGGCCTTCTCGGCTTCCAGCCGCTTGACGGCGTCCGCGGCTGCGGCGAGCCCGAAGGCGGCGGCCTTCGCTCGAAGCTGCGCCGGCGCGACGCCCTGAGGCGCGGCGGCCTTGACGGCGACGGCCTGCTTCACGGCCGTCCCCGCGGCGGAGCGTCCGGCGCCGGCGGCGGCGAGGGCCTGGATCAGCTCGCCGGCCCGCTGGGCCTGGCGACCGAGTTCCTCGGCGGCCTTGGTCGCGGCATCGGGATCGGCTGCGTTCTTGAGGGCCTCGGCCGCGGCGGCGAGCACCACGTCGTGCGCGGCCTTCTCCGCGAGGGCCTTTTCGACGGCCGATTTGGAGGCCTCCATGGCCCCGGCCGCGGCTTTCTCGCCGGCCTCGGCGTCGACGACCGCCTTCTCGGCCGCGGCCTGGCCCTCGCGGGCCTGGGCGGCGATCTGCTCGGCCCCCTGGGCCGTGAGGGCGGCGTCCTGAACGGCGGCTGACTTGGCGTTCGTGGCGGCCTCCCGCTCGGCGACCAGGGCGGCCTGCTTGGCCGAGGCCTGCTCGGCGGCCGTGAACGCCGCCTGGGCCTTGGCCTGGATGTCGGCGGCACCGCCGACGGCGGCTTGGAGGGAGGGGAGTTCCTTCGCGAGTGCTTCCGCCTCGGCCGTGGATGCGGCCATCTGCTGACGGGCCTGATCGATTCGGACGGCGATCGGCGCGGGGTTGGGGGTCAACGTCGCCAGGCGATGACCGTCCTTGACGTCCCACAGCCGAATCGCCCCAGACCAGTCGGAGCCGGCGACCACGCCCGCGTCATGGCTCAGGGCGACGGCCAGGGCCAGGTCGCCGAACGGTTCCAGGTCCAGCGTCTTGCCGCCGTTCGCGTCCCAGATCCGGACGACGCGGTCGCGCCCGGCGGTGGCGAGGCGGCCGTCCTTCGCGAACTGGACCGCGGCGACGCCCGGCGGGTGGGCGGCGATGTTCTTGATCGCCTTGCCCTCGTTCATCTCCCAGAGCTTGACCGTCCCGTCCTCGCTGGAAGACGCCAGGACGTTCGAGTCGAGACGCCACGAGACGTCGGTGATCGCCGTCGTGTGGCCTCGAAGCTCGAGATATTCGCGACCCGTCGCGGCTTCCCAGACGAACAGGCCGCTGTTGCGGTCCCCGGTCGCGAGCAGCACGCCGTCCGGGCTGAATTCCAGGGCGGTGATCCAGTCGGTGTGCTTCTTGATCTCGAACTGCTGCGATCCGTCGGCGGTGCTGTAGACGCGGACGATCCGGCCCGGCCCTCCCAGCGCGACCTGGCTCTGGTCCGGGCTGACGTCGGCCGCGAGCACGGCGTCGTACTCCTTGCCGACCTCGAAGACCCGCTCGCCCGTCTTGACGTTGAAGCCGACCGCGATCCCCGACTGTCCGCCCCGGCCGCCGCCGACGAGCAGGACGTCTCCGCCGCGGCTGAACTTCAGGACGTGGATCGTCCCCTCCGGGAACGGCAGGACGCCCATCAGGTGGTGATCGGTCGTCCGGTAAAGCAAGACTTGCTTATGCCCGCCGACCGCCAGCAGGGGAGCCCAGGGGCTGGCCGCCAGGGCGACGACCGCGCCCGGCCGGGCGTCGGGGGTGAACGGCTCGGTCGCCAGTTCGACGGGCATGGCCGGCTCGCCGGCCGGCTTTCCGAGGGCGGAGGGGTCGAGCTTTAACTCCATCTTCGGCTTGGCCTTGGTCGCCACCTTGCTCCCCGACGTCTCGAGCGCTCCCCCTTCGATCCACTTGCGCACGATCTCGATCTCGGCGTCGGGGATCTTGCCCGCGTTGGGGGGCATCTTGGGCTCTTCGGTCTGGAGGATCGACGCGAGCAGCGAGCTCGAATCGGGATCGCCGGGCTCGATGACCGCGCCCGAGCCGCCCCCCTGCATGGTCCCGCCGAACGTCTCCAGGTTCAGGCCCCCCTTGGCCTTGTCCGGGTTGTGGCAGGAGCCGCATCGGTTCCGGAAGATCGCCGCGACGTTGTCGGCGAACGTGACCTTCGCCCCGCCGTCCTCGGCCCGCGCCGGCGAGGCCGTGACGACCAGGGCGGATGTCGCGAGGAGCAGGATCATAGTGGATCGGGGTCGCATGGCGTCGAGCCTCTCGGGGGGACGGACGTTTGACGTCGAGCGCGGGGGCTTGTCGGATCAATGGTTGAACAGGAATTCACGACTGTTGAGCAGGGCCCAGAACACGTCGCCGAGGGCCTGGGCCTGGTCGGGGGCCTGGGCGACGACGGGGGTCAACTTGGCCAGTTCCTCCGCGGACGGCTTCCGCGAGAGGCAGCGGAGGTACAGGTCGGCGAGCCGCTCCTCGGCGGTGGGCTTCGCCTTCATCAGCTCGGCGATGACGCCGCCCTGCTGGATCTTGGCGTTGACCGTGTCGCCGTTGAGCAGGTGCAGGGCCTGCGAGAGAGTCGGCTCCATCTTGACCTCGCAGGAGCAGGCGGTCTCGCGAGTCGCCCGGCCGAAGGTGGTCAGGAAATAGGTCGAGCTGTTGCCGTCGGCGATCTGCACGGCCCGGGCGCCGACCGGAAGGCCCTGGAACTTGTCCTTCGTGTTGGTCACGGCGCTGATCGCGTCGAGAAGGTTCTCTGCCTTGATCCGGCGGACTTGGGCGTGGGCGAAATTGCGCTCGTCGCCGGCGTTGCTGTCGTTGCGATGGGTCGACCGCTGATAGGCCCGCGAGGTGCAGATGTCCTTGACGAGTGTCTTCAGGTTGTACTTGCTCTCGGTGAACCGCTTGCCGAGGGCTTCGAGAAGCTCGGGGTTCGACGCAGGGTTGCTGACGCGGAAGTCGTCGACCGGCTCGACCACGCCGGTGCCCATGAAATGGGCCCAGACCCGGTTCGCGAACGAGGATGCGAACCAGGGGTTTTGTGGTGAGGCGAGCCACTTCGCGAGGATCACGCGGCGGTCCTTGCCGGCCACGTCGGGGACTTCGCCGCCCAGGAACTTGGGCGGCATGACGCGGCCGCCGACGGGGTGGTTCATCTCGCCGCCGCCGGAGTTGAAGACGATCAGCTCGCGGTAATCCTCGCCCTGCTTGCGACCGATCTGCGAGAAGAAGGCCGCGAAGCTGTAGTAGTCGTCCTGCGTCCAGCGATCGAACGGGTGGTTGTGGCACTGGGCGCACTGGATCCGCATGCCCATGAAGACCTGGGCCACGTTCTCGGTGAGCGGCAGGGTCTCGGTCGTGGTCTGGTAGAAGTTCGTGGCGGGATTCTTGAACGTGCCGCCGTTGGCCCCGAGCAGCTCCTGGACCATCTGGTCCATCGGCATGTCCTTCGAGAGCTGCTCCACGAGCCAGTTGTAATACAGGAACATCGATTTGTAGCTGACCGTGAGCGTGGTCCGGATCTGGAGCAGCTCGGCCCACTTGCTGACCCAGATCTCCGAGAACTCCTTGCGCTGGAGCAGCTCGTCGACCACCTTGGCCCGCTTGTCGGGGTCGGTCGAGGCCATGAAGCGCTCGAATTCCGGCACCGTGGGGGGGACGCCGACGACGTCGAGGTAGACCCGCCGGACGTAAGTGCCGTCGTCGCAGATCTCGGACGGGGCGATGCGGAGCTTGCGGAGCTTGTCGGCCACGAGCTCGTCGATGTAGTTGCCGGTCGACTCGTCCGGATAGGCGAACTGCAGGCCCTTGGGCAGGACGATGAACTGGGAGCCGACCGTGTAGGTCTCGAACCGCGCCATCACGAACGCTTCGCCGCGTTCGCCTGCCTTGATGAGCCCGTCCTGGCCGACCGCGACGGAGGTGTCGTTGTTCGTCAGGAAGACGGCCCGGCCCGTCACGTCGCGGTCGGTGCCGTCGGAATACCTGGCCAGGACGGTCAACTGCTGGATCGACCCCTTGCCGTCGAGCACGCCGGTCTTGGGATAGATCTCCACGCCGACGACCTTGGGGAGCTTGGAGACGTCGTCGTTCGGGGCCCCGACGGTGATCCATTCGTGGACCGTGCGATACAGGTCACTGTCGACCTCGAAGCGCTTGCCGCCCGAGTGCTGGACGGAGCCGACCGACTTTTCGAGGAGGGTGCTGTCGGCGGGTAGGGCCGTGTTGATGCGGCGGCCGACCATCTCGCGGGTGAGGCGGAAGTAGTCCCCCTCGGGATCGAAGCCGAAGAGGGAGATGCGGAAGCCGTCCTTGCCCCTCGCCGCGCCGTGGCAGCTGCCGGTGTTGCACCCGGCGCGCATGAAGACGGGCATGACGTCGAGTCGGAAGCTGAGCGGCTCGGAGACCGCCGCCTTGGCGACCTTGACCGGGATCGTCGCCGACTTGCCGCCGAAGGCGACCGCCAGGCTCGTCTCGCCGTCGGCCTTGGGGCGGAAGGTCGCACCGTCGCGGACGACCAGGGTCGGGTCGGCCGGGGTGAAGGTCGCGTCGCGCGTGAGGTCGCGGGTCAGGCCGTCGGAGTACATGCCCTGGACGACGAGCGACTGCTGGTCGCGCGCCGTGTTGAGCTGGATCGCGGCCGGATAGACCTGGATCTCGACCAGTCCGGCGGTCGGCGTCGGCTCGGGGGCGAACGGCTCGTCCGGCAAGGCGGCCAGCGCCGAGGGCTTCGGGGCCGTCGTCTCGCCGGCGCTCGCGAAGCTCAGCGTCAAGCCGCAGAGGACGAGAGTCGCCAGATGCTTCCGCAACGCCCGAGACGGGGCGACGGTCGACTGGATCATCACGAAGGCGTCCTTATCTAGGTCCGGGTTGGATCGTCGGGTGTTCCGGGCGTCGGTTCGGGCGGACCTCATGGGGTGCCTGCCTGCTTCTGCTTGGCGTCGAGCCGCAGCTTCTCCAGCCGGCTCAGCGGCTTGGCGGGGGCTTCGGCCGGCGGCGGCGCTGCGGCCGGGGCCGGGGCGGCCGCGGGGGCCGGTGCGGCGGCCGGGGCCGGCTTGGGGGGCAGGGGGGCGTCGATCTGGAGCGTGCCGGTCCCGATGTTGTGGACGATCGGTTCGCCGTCCTGGACGACCACGACCTGGCAGAACAGATTCGCGTGCTTGCCGACCGGCGAGGCGGGGTCGGTCTTGATGTGGTACGTCAGGTCGGTGCTGTCCTTGGTGATCTTCTTGACGTCGGTCGTCGCCTTGTTGGGCAGGCCGACGAGCATCACGGTCGCTTCGCCCGCGAAGTCGACGTTCTTGGCGACCGCCACGGCCATGTCGACTTCCTTGCCCTGCTCGACGCCCGCCGCCTGGAAGGTCAGCCCCAGGTAAGGCGCGGCGACGGTCAAGTCGGCGAGCTGCGAGGAGACCATGATCGGCCCCGTGGGGCCGGAAGACGAGCCGTTGACGACGATCTTCCAAGTTCGCAGCTCGGCGTTGCCGTCGGCGTTCATTGGGATGACGGCTTCGTCCTGGCCTTCAGGAATCGCCACGCCGCCGCCCGAGCCCACGCCCGGGGGATTCCAGGGCAGGGAGACGGCGATCGCCGCCTTGAAGTCGGGCTTGCGGATCGCCTTGACCTTCAGGCCCATCTGGCCGCTTCGCACGAGGGGCACCTTGGGCTGGACGATCTCGATCGCGTAGGGGGCTTCTTCGGTCACGGCCACCGCCAGGCGGTCGATGCTCCGCGACCACATGATGATGCCGTTGTTGTTCGGGGCGAGAACGAAGGCCGAAAGGGTGTTGAACTCGGATCGGACCGGCACCTTGGGGTCGGCCGCCTTGCCCGAAACGTCGACGAGCGCGCCCGCGGGGGCGGCGTCCGGCTTCGCCTTGAAGAGGACCGGCACGAGGGCCTGGCTGGCGGCCAGCGCCGGGGCTTCCATCTCCACGCCCGGGGGCAGACCGGCGGCGTTGAAGACCACGTCGCCGCCGAAGTCGGCCCGGCTCCCCTGGATGAGGATCGCCTGGCGACCTCCCTTGGGCACGCTGACGGCCATGACGCCCGTGCCGAGCATGATCTGCTCGGCGGGGGTCGACACGGTCAGTTTGGGCTCGGGCGGGGAGATCTCGATCCGGTAGACGTAGTCGGGTCCGCCCTTCTTGAGCTGGTCGACGATCGAGACGACGTATTCGCCATCCTCGGGGAGCGTCTGGCGGAAGTAGCTGTCGGGACCCACGGCGTCGTCGCTGCCGGCAAATGCGCCTCCCCCCTTCTTGGCGAGATAGAGGACCGCGTCGATCGGCGAACGGATTTGCCGGCCGAAGACCTTGAAGTCGAAGACCTGGCCTTTCTTGCCGGCGAAGACGTAATGATCGGCGTCGCCCGCCTTCTCCAGCACGCCGTTGAGGGCGGCGGGGGCGGTGAAGGGGGTGGCCGTGGCCTGGTCGTCGTTGGGCTCGACTTCCATCGCATTGTCCAGGTTCACGAGCCGGAACGCATTGGGGTAGGGCGAGAGCCCCTTCTCGTCCTGTCGCTGGACGCCCCAGCCCAGCCGAGCCTCGGTCGGCAGGGCGACGTCCGACTTCGCTTCTCCGGCCGGGTCGCCGATCCAGCGGACGGCGACCGTCTGCCCCGGTTTGCCGCCGGGAGGCATGACGCCGGTCGAGCGGGGGAAATTGCCGACGTGCAGCCGGTAGAGGCAGGAGCCGTTGCCGGCGTAGGCGCTCTCTCGGACCTGGACGATGTACTTCCCGTCCTCGGGGGCGAGGATCGAGGCGAAGCCGTCCTGCCAGAGCAGGGCGGCGTCGTCGCTCGACGCCAGCTCGAACCGCTTCGCGTTGAGGATCGCGACGTATGGATCGAAGAGGATGATCCCCAGCCGCATCCCCTCGACCTCGACCGAGACCCGCTCGCCCTTCTTCGCCTCCACGACGAAGTAGTCGACGTCCTCGTTCTCGGCGACGCCGTTGACCACGACGTTCATCGGGATGGCCTGGGGGGCTTCGAAGGCGTTGTTGGGCTCGACCTCGACGACCTCCGGCATGGCCCCGACGCTGAATCCTCGCAGCTCGCTCACGCCGGTCGCCGTGCGGACGCGCAGGTCGTGGAAGCCGAGCGGCGAGTCGGGGGCGATCTGGACCTTGGCCTTGAAGCTGTTGTCGTCGACCTTGGTGATCGCGGTCGCGACGACGCCGGGCTGGTAGAAGAGCACTTCCTGGGCGTCGCCCAATCGCGCCCCCGAGAAGACGACCTCCACCTCGGTTCCGCGCCGACCGCCCATCGGCCGGACGGCTGTGAGGCTGGGCGATGAGGCCGTCGCGGTGGTCGCGAAGGCGACGATCAGCGTCAGGACGACGGCCGGGAGGGAGGGGCTCAGGCGGGCTCGGCGCATGATCAGGGCTCTCGGGGTGGGGTCGAGCTGTGGAACGCGGAGCGTTTCAGGAGGGTCGTTCCACGGAGGCGGGGAATTCAACGTCGAACTCCCCGCCCGCGGGAGGATTTCAGGCGAGGAGTTCCTTGACGACCTTGCCGCCGTCGACGATCTCGATCGGGCGGTCGCCGGGGGCCATGAGTTCCTTGTCGGCCACGATCCCCATCATGTGGTAGACCGTCGTCGCCAGGTCTTCCGGGCCGATCGGGTCCTTCTCGGGCTCCGTGCCCGTGGCGTTCGAGGAGCCATAGATCTGGCCCGCCTTGGAGCCGCCGCCCGCGAGGACCACGCTGAACACCTTCGGCCAGTGGTCGCGACCGCCGTCCTTGTTGATCTTGGGGGTGCGGCCGAACTCGCTGGAGACCATGACGAGGGTCCGGGCGAGCAGGCCCTGACGATCGAGGTCGCGGATCAGGGCGGCGAACGCCTGGTCGAAGGCCGGCATCTGGCCCTTCATGCCCGGGACGATCTGGGCGTGGAGGTCCCAGCTTCCATATTCGAGGTTCACCATCCGGACGCCCGCGGCTACCAGCCGCCGGGCCAAGAGCATCCGCTGGCCGGCGGGGTTTCGGCCGTATTCGTCGCGGATCGCGTCGGGCTCGGCGTTGATGTCGAACGCCTCGCGGGCCTTCTGCGAGCTGATCAGGCTGTAGGCCCGGTCGTAGAAGGTGTCCATCGCGGTGATGTTGTCGCTCTTCTCACGCTCGTGGAAGTACGAGTTCACGGCGTCGAGCACGGTGCGGCGCGCTGTGAATCGGGTGTCGTCGATGCCGTTGGGCAGGTTCAGGTCCTGGACCCGGAATTTCTTGGACGAGGGTTCGCTCCCCAGGCTGAACGGCGAGAAGGCCGAGCTGAGGTAACCCGTCCCGGCGTACACGTTGGGCATCCGGGGGATGCAGACGTACGGCGGGAGGTTGTTCTTGGGGCCGTACTCGTGCGAAATCACGCTGCCGAAGCTGGGGTACTGGAGAGCCGGGCTGGGGCGATAGCCCGTGAACATATTGTGCGTGCCGCGCTCGTGGGCGGCCTCGCCGTGCGTCATCGAGCGGATGACCGTCAGCTTGTCGGCGAGCTGGGCGGTCTGGACGAGGGTCTCGCTGAACCGCTCGCCGTCGAGCTTGGTCGGGATCGAGCCCATGTCGCCCCGGTACTCGACGGGGGCGAAGGGCTTGGGATCGAAAGTCTCCTGATGGGCGATGCCGCCGGGCAGGAAGATGTGGATCACCGAGTCGGCCGTCGGCTTGATCGCCTCATACGTCTTGAGATCGGCCCTGGCCTGGCTCCGCAGGAGGTCGGCGAGCGTCAGGCTCCCAATCCCGAGAGCGCCGACCGTGAGGAAGCCTCGACGACTCATCGGCCCTCGACATCCAGTCGTCATACGCGAGTCTCCTTCAACGGAACGTGGGTGGGAAGAATAGGTTGGAGCGACGGCTGGGGCGAACGGCGGCTTGCCGAGACGCCAGGCGGTCGGCGTACGATGGCGGGCGGGCGACGAGGTCGAAACGCGAGCAGTCTCGCCACTCCTCCCGCTGGCCCTCGATA
Protein-coding regions in this window:
- a CDS encoding acetyl ornithine aminotransferase family protein, encoding MVALHRDEPRILGPVPGPKSEAWLERDDRFMSPSYTRTYPLVVRRAKGAMIEDMDGNRFLDFTAGIAVTNVGHSHPKVVEAIVRQSKRLIHMSGTDFYYAPQIKLAERLADIAPGNTAKRVFYTNSGAESIEAALKLSRKHTRRPRVIAFLRGFHGRTYGAMSLSASKPLHRQGFAPLVADIHHATYNDLASVEQLFKTVCSAEETAAIFVEPIQGEGGYIVPDEGFLPGLRKICDEHGILLVVDEIQSGFGRTGKMFACEHWGVEPDILCLAKGIANGLPLGAIVAKAHVMDWPPGSHASTFGGNPVACAAALASIDLIEAKYARNAVVRGAQLVAGLKSLAVANPMIREIRGKGLMIGMEIQDESGSPAAGLRDQIIDCAFYRGLLLLPCGPSTVRFCPPLCLSRRQVDIGLDLVGAALADVQSVDKAQL
- a CDS encoding c-type cytochrome domain-containing protein, translating into MRPRSTMILLLATSALVVTASPARAEDGGAKVTFADNVAAIFRNRCGSCHNPDKAKGGLNLETFGGTMQGGGSGAVIEPGDPDSSSLLASILQTEEPKMPPNAGKIPDAEIEIVRKWIEGGALETSGSKVATKAKPKMELKLDPSALGKPAGEPAMPVELATEPFTPDARPGAVVALAASPWAPLLAVGGHKQVLLYRTTDHHLMGVLPFPEGTIHVLKFSRGGDVLLVGGGRGGQSGIAVGFNVKTGERVFEVGKEYDAVLAADVSPDQSQVALGGPGRIVRVYSTADGSQQFEIKKHTDWITALEFSPDGVLLATGDRNSGLFVWEAATGREYLELRGHTTAITDVSWRLDSNVLASSSEDGTVKLWEMNEGKAIKNIAAHPPGVAAVQFAKDGRLATAGRDRVVRIWDANGGKTLDLEPFGDLALAVALSHDAGVVAGSDWSGAIRLWDVKDGHRLATLTPNPAPIAVRIDQARQQMAASTAEAEALAKELPSLQAAVGGAADIQAKAQAAFTAAEQASAKQAALVAEREAATNAKSAAVQDAALTAQGAEQIAAQAREGQAAAEKAVVDAEAGEKAAAGAMEASKSAVEKALAEKAAHDVVLAAAAEALKNAADPDAATKAAEELGRQAQRAGELIQALAAAGAGRSAAGTAVKQAVAVKAAAPQGVAPAQLRAKAAAFGLAAAADAVKRLEAEKAETDKLLAEARAGAQAATAVVADLKGKLDQANAAKAGADKALADKANPAAAAQARAAALKVEIDLLSAEKSRNPQGKAGLAIATP
- a CDS encoding DUF1549 and DUF1553 domain-containing protein; translated protein: MIQSTVAPSRALRKHLATLVLCGLTLSFASAGETTAPKPSALAALPDEPFAPEPTPTAGLVEIQVYPAAIQLNTARDQQSLVVQGMYSDGLTRDLTRDATFTPADPTLVVRDGATFRPKADGETSLAVAFGGKSATIPVKVAKAAVSEPLSFRLDVMPVFMRAGCNTGSCHGAARGKDGFRISLFGFDPEGDYFRLTREMVGRRINTALPADSTLLEKSVGSVQHSGGKRFEVDSDLYRTVHEWITVGAPNDDVSKLPKVVGVEIYPKTGVLDGKGSIQQLTVLARYSDGTDRDVTGRAVFLTNNDTSVAVGQDGLIKAGERGEAFVMARFETYTVGSQFIVLPKGLQFAYPDESTGNYIDELVADKLRKLRIAPSEICDDGTYVRRVYLDVVGVPPTVPEFERFMASTDPDKRAKVVDELLQRKEFSEIWVSKWAELLQIRTTLTVSYKSMFLYYNWLVEQLSKDMPMDQMVQELLGANGGTFKNPATNFYQTTTETLPLTENVAQVFMGMRIQCAQCHNHPFDRWTQDDYYSFAAFFSQIGRKQGEDYRELIVFNSGGGEMNHPVGGRVMPPKFLGGEVPDVAGKDRRVILAKWLASPQNPWFASSFANRVWAHFMGTGVVEPVDDFRVSNPASNPELLEALGKRFTESKYNLKTLVKDICTSRAYQRSTHRNDSNAGDERNFAHAQVRRIKAENLLDAISAVTNTKDKFQGLPVGARAVQIADGNSSTYFLTTFGRATRETACSCEVKMEPTLSQALHLLNGDTVNAKIQQGGVIAELMKAKPTAEERLADLYLRCLSRKPSAEELAKLTPVVAQAPDQAQALGDVFWALLNSREFLFNH
- a CDS encoding PPC domain-containing protein, producing MRRARLSPSLPAVVLTLIVAFATTATASSPSLTAVRPMGGRRGTEVEVVFSGARLGDAQEVLFYQPGVVATAITKVDDNSFKAKVQIAPDSPLGFHDLRVRTATGVSELRGFSVGAMPEVVEVEPNNAFEAPQAIPMNVVVNGVAENEDVDYFVVEAKKGERVSVEVEGMRLGIILFDPYVAILNAKRFELASSDDAALLWQDGFASILAPEDGKYIVQVRESAYAGNGSCLYRLHVGNFPRSTGVMPPGGKPGQTVAVRWIGDPAGEAKSDVALPTEARLGWGVQRQDEKGLSPYPNAFRLVNLDNAMEVEPNDDQATATPFTAPAALNGVLEKAGDADHYVFAGKKGQVFDFKVFGRQIRSPIDAVLYLAKKGGGAFAGSDDAVGPDSYFRQTLPEDGEYVVSIVDQLKKGGPDYVYRIEISPPEPKLTVSTPAEQIMLGTGVMAVSVPKGGRQAILIQGSRADFGGDVVFNAAGLPPGVEMEAPALAASQALVPVLFKAKPDAAPAGALVDVSGKAADPKVPVRSEFNTLSAFVLAPNNNGIIMWSRSIDRLAVAVTEEAPYAIEIVQPKVPLVRSGQMGLKVKAIRKPDFKAAIAVSLPWNPPGVGSGGGVAIPEGQDEAVIPMNADGNAELRTWKIVVNGSSSGPTGPIMVSSQLADLTVAAPYLGLTFQAAGVEQGKEVDMAVAVAKNVDFAGEATVMLVGLPNKATTDVKKITKDSTDLTYHIKTDPASPVGKHANLFCQVVVVQDGEPIVHNIGTGTLQIDAPLPPKPAPAAAPAPAAAPAPAAAPPPAEAPAKPLSRLEKLRLDAKQKQAGTP